The following proteins are encoded in a genomic region of Actinomadura sp. NAK00032:
- a CDS encoding ABC transporter ATP-binding protein, with amino-acid sequence MAGEVLQLRGVGVRRGGATLLRDVNWTVDEGDRWVVLGPNGAGKTTLLQVAAAMLHPTEGGVEILEEELGRTDVFELRPRIGLASSSVAEKVPAEETVIDLVLTASYAIIGRWREEYDTTDVGRAVALLEALGCADLVRRTFSTLSEGERKRVQIARALMPDPELLLLDEPAAGLDLGGREDLVARLAALAGDPAAPTMAMVTHHVEEVPEGFTHALLLRRGEVVAQGKVDEVFTPEHLSNTFGLPLTVDRQNGRWYARSLR; translated from the coding sequence ATGGCCGGCGAGGTGCTTCAGCTCCGCGGAGTCGGGGTCAGGCGCGGCGGGGCGACCCTGCTGCGCGATGTCAACTGGACGGTGGACGAGGGCGACCGGTGGGTCGTCCTGGGTCCGAACGGGGCCGGCAAGACGACGCTGCTCCAGGTCGCCGCCGCGATGCTGCATCCCACCGAGGGCGGAGTCGAGATCCTGGAGGAGGAGCTCGGCCGCACCGACGTGTTCGAGCTGCGGCCCCGCATCGGCCTCGCCAGCTCGTCCGTCGCGGAGAAGGTCCCGGCCGAGGAGACGGTCATCGACCTGGTGCTGACCGCCTCGTACGCGATCATCGGCCGGTGGCGCGAGGAGTACGACACGACGGACGTGGGCCGCGCCGTCGCGCTGCTGGAGGCGCTCGGCTGCGCCGACCTCGTCCGGCGGACGTTCAGCACGCTGTCGGAGGGCGAGCGCAAGCGCGTGCAGATCGCCCGCGCCCTCATGCCCGACCCCGAGCTTCTGCTCCTGGACGAGCCCGCGGCGGGCCTCGACCTCGGCGGTAGGGAAGACCTCGTCGCCCGCCTCGCGGCGCTGGCCGGCGACCCCGCCGCCCCCACGATGGCGATGGTCACGCACCATGTGGAGGAGGTCCCGGAGGGGTTCACGCACGCGCTGCTGCTGCGCCGCGGCGAGGTCGTCGCGCAGGGCAAGGTGGACGAGGTGTTCACCCCGGAGCACCTCTCGAACACGTTCGGGCTGCCGCTGACGGTCGACCGGCAGAACGGCCGCTGGTACGCCCGCTCGCTCCGCTGA
- a CDS encoding NfeD family protein, with product MDPWVAWLLVAALLGIAELLTLTLALGILAVAALAAGLTGALGLPLAAQAAVFGVGAVAGLAFVRPVATRHIRQPPPLRSGTAALVGREAYTLTEVNRRGGRARIGGEEWTARPYDPDLVIPAGATADVLAIEGATALLYPVSAEEPP from the coding sequence ATGGATCCGTGGGTCGCCTGGTTGCTGGTCGCCGCGCTGCTCGGAATCGCCGAGCTGCTCACCCTCACGCTGGCCCTCGGAATCCTCGCCGTCGCCGCGCTCGCCGCCGGGCTGACCGGGGCGCTCGGCCTGCCGCTCGCCGCGCAGGCCGCCGTGTTCGGCGTGGGGGCGGTCGCGGGCCTCGCCTTCGTCCGGCCCGTCGCGACCCGGCACATCAGGCAGCCGCCGCCGCTGCGCTCCGGCACCGCCGCGCTGGTCGGCCGCGAGGCGTACACGCTCACCGAGGTGAACCGGCGCGGCGGGCGCGCCCGCATCGGCGGCGAGGAGTGGACGGCCCGCCCCTACGACCCCGACCTCGTCATCCCGGCCGGCGCGACCGCCGACGTCCTCGCCATCGAAGGGGCCACGGCCCTGCTGTATCCGGTCTCGGCCGAGGAGCCACCATGA
- a CDS encoding DUF2752 domain-containing protein, protein MGGAPGAAATGAPDGVLGGIVSRTLTAARHGPLGTALRVAAMAVAAIGASWIHRVNDPGVLCPLRALTGIPCPMCGGTTVFIELGSGRPGQAVLANPVALTGAIAVAAAPLGLGRRWWALQPKTRAWMLGTALVGSELWQLVRLGILRV, encoded by the coding sequence TTGGGGGGAGCGCCCGGGGCGGCGGCCACCGGTGCACCGGACGGTGTGCTCGGCGGGATCGTCAGCCGGACCCTCACCGCAGCGCGGCACGGCCCCCTGGGGACCGCGCTGCGCGTTGCGGCGATGGCCGTCGCGGCCATCGGCGCGTCATGGATCCACCGCGTCAACGACCCCGGCGTGCTCTGTCCCCTACGGGCGCTCACCGGAATCCCGTGTCCCATGTGCGGGGGCACGACCGTGTTCATCGAGCTCGGCTCGGGCCGTCCAGGCCAGGCCGTCCTCGCGAACCCGGTCGCCCTGACCGGCGCGATCGCCGTCGCCGCCGCACCGCTGGGCCTGGGACGACGGTGGTGGGCACTCCAGCCGAAGACCCGTGCCTGGATGCTCGGCACCGCCCTCGTGGGGTCGGAGCTGTGGCAGCTCGTCCGGTTGGGAATCCTGCGGGTTTGA
- a CDS encoding RDD family protein produces the protein MGNPYDPYGQQPGYGQQQPGYGQQPPAQPGYGQPPAQPGYGQPPAQPGYGQPPAQPGYGQQPPAQPGYGAPAAPAQPGYQEVHHHHYGSTGQLAEWGSRAGGYIIDYLIFAGPVFVLYLLSLLLTSSGSGGAAVLGLLFMLVGLALSVAGGLWICYQEGTTGQSIGKRQMGIRLVSAQTGQPIGFGMAFVRKIAHIADSFLCYIGFLWPLWDDRKQTFADKICNTIVVRG, from the coding sequence GTGGGTAACCCCTACGACCCGTACGGTCAGCAGCCGGGCTACGGGCAGCAGCAGCCCGGGTACGGCCAGCAGCCCCCGGCCCAGCCCGGTTACGGCCAGCCCCCGGCGCAGCCCGGTTACGGCCAGCCGCCCGCGCAGCCGGGCTACGGCCAGCCTCCGGCGCAGCCCGGGTACGGCCAGCAGCCTCCCGCCCAGCCGGGCTACGGCGCCCCCGCGGCGCCCGCGCAGCCGGGCTACCAGGAGGTCCACCACCACCACTACGGCTCGACCGGCCAGCTGGCCGAGTGGGGCTCGCGTGCCGGTGGCTACATCATCGACTACCTGATCTTCGCCGGTCCGGTCTTCGTCCTCTACCTGCTCAGCCTCCTGCTGACCAGCTCCGGCAGCGGCGGCGCCGCCGTGCTCGGCCTGCTGTTCATGCTGGTCGGCCTCGCGCTGTCCGTCGCGGGCGGCCTGTGGATCTGCTACCAGGAGGGCACCACCGGCCAGTCCATCGGCAAGCGCCAGATGGGCATCCGCCTGGTGAGCGCGCAGACCGGCCAGCCCATCGGCTTCGGCATGGCGTTCGTCCGCAAGATCGCCCACATCGCCGACAGCTTCCTGTGCTACATCGGCTTCCTCTGGCCGCTGTGGGACGACCGCAAGCAGACCTTCGCCGACAAGATCTGCAACACCATCGTCGTAAGGGGTTGA
- a CDS encoding SPFH domain-containing protein — translation MTDIAIALLVVVLAGVFVLATAVMRAVWIIPQARARNVERLGRYHRTLEPGISFVVPFVDRVKPLLDLREQVVSFKAQPVITEDNVVVHIDTVLFFQVTDPRAADYEIVNYIKAIEQLTATTLRNVIGTLDLEATLTSRDRINTALRGVLDDASGKWGIRVTRVEIKAIEPPPSIKDAMEKQMRAEREKRAAILTAEGARASAILTAEGERQSTILKAEGARQAAILEAEGQSAAIEQVFNSIHTADPDPKLLAYQYLQTLPKLAEGQGNTFWVIPSEVTAALQAVSGAFGGTLNGAQAVSEERD, via the coding sequence ATGACCGACATCGCCATCGCCCTGCTCGTCGTCGTGCTCGCCGGGGTGTTCGTCCTGGCCACCGCGGTGATGCGGGCGGTCTGGATCATCCCGCAGGCCCGCGCCCGCAACGTCGAGCGCCTCGGCCGCTACCACCGCACCCTGGAACCCGGCATCAGCTTCGTCGTCCCGTTCGTGGACCGGGTGAAGCCCCTCCTCGACCTGCGCGAGCAGGTGGTCTCGTTCAAGGCGCAGCCCGTCATCACCGAGGACAACGTCGTCGTGCACATCGACACGGTGCTGTTCTTCCAGGTCACCGACCCGCGCGCCGCCGACTACGAGATCGTGAACTACATCAAGGCGATCGAGCAGCTCACCGCGACGACCCTCCGCAACGTCATCGGCACCCTCGACCTGGAGGCCACGCTGACGTCCCGCGACCGGATCAACACGGCGCTGCGCGGCGTGCTGGACGACGCGTCCGGCAAATGGGGCATCCGGGTGACCCGCGTGGAGATCAAGGCGATCGAGCCGCCGCCGTCCATCAAGGACGCGATGGAGAAGCAGATGCGCGCCGAGCGGGAGAAGCGCGCCGCGATCCTCACCGCCGAGGGCGCCCGCGCGTCGGCGATCCTCACCGCGGAGGGCGAGCGGCAGTCGACGATCCTGAAGGCGGAGGGCGCCCGGCAGGCCGCGATCCTGGAGGCCGAGGGGCAGTCCGCGGCGATCGAGCAGGTCTTCAACTCGATCCACACCGCCGACCCCGACCCGAAGCTCCTCGCCTACCAGTACCTCCAGACCCTCCCCAAGCTGGCCGAGGGCCAGGGCAACACCTTCTGGGTCATCCCGAGCGAGGTCACGGCCGCTCTGCAGGCGGTCAGCGGCGCCTTCGGCGGCACTCTGAACGGGGCCCAGGCGGTATCCGAAGAGCGCGACTGA
- a CDS encoding helix-turn-helix domain-containing protein has translation MTLTDTSPPLSAYQRVVSSDIDVLHDSVEPFAVGHDLQARASDDPLDGAVNALALGAVNLVWVRYGGGGVVVDTPPTEGHFAMCAPMAPMGVEYRSTHNNDIAGGSLVLSHDEAMRMTPHPALGCLVIATSTGRLADHLACHLGRDYTAPLRFHRVGRPAIAPASIVERTWRHVCDVLDHATGRGGLHPLAARTLEESLLTALLLGLPHTATECLAEPPARSPHHLAGTIREWVEHHHHRPIGVTDIAAAVGISVRQLQAICQDQWGLTPTQLLRGVRLDHARAALSVAQRGPGTVTDVAKAAGYFHMSRFAAHYRQRFGETPTRTLRRIG, from the coding sequence ATGACCCTTACCGATACCTCGCCGCCGCTGTCCGCGTACCAGCGGGTCGTCAGCTCGGACATCGACGTCCTGCACGACTCGGTCGAACCGTTCGCCGTGGGCCACGACCTCCAGGCCCGCGCATCGGACGACCCCCTGGACGGTGCCGTCAACGCCCTCGCCCTGGGCGCGGTCAACCTGGTCTGGGTGCGGTACGGGGGCGGCGGGGTCGTCGTCGACACGCCACCGACGGAAGGGCACTTCGCCATGTGCGCGCCCATGGCACCCATGGGCGTCGAGTACCGGTCCACGCACAACAACGACATCGCCGGCGGAAGCCTGGTGCTGTCCCATGACGAGGCGATGCGGATGACGCCGCATCCGGCGCTGGGCTGCCTCGTCATCGCCACGAGCACCGGGCGGCTCGCCGACCACCTCGCCTGCCACCTCGGGCGCGACTACACCGCGCCGCTGCGCTTCCACCGGGTCGGCAGGCCCGCGATCGCGCCCGCGTCGATCGTGGAGCGCACCTGGCGGCACGTGTGCGACGTCCTCGACCACGCGACGGGCCGGGGCGGGCTGCACCCGCTGGCGGCGCGCACCCTGGAGGAGTCGCTGCTCACCGCCCTCCTGCTCGGCCTGCCGCACACGGCCACCGAGTGCCTCGCCGAGCCGCCCGCGCGGTCCCCGCACCATCTCGCCGGCACCATCCGCGAATGGGTGGAGCACCACCACCACCGCCCCATCGGCGTCACCGACATCGCGGCGGCGGTGGGCATCAGCGTCCGCCAACTCCAAGCCATCTGCCAAGACCAGTGGGGCCTCACCCCCACCCAGCTGTTGCGCGGGGTCAGGCTCGACCACGCGCGCGCGGCGCTCAGCGTGGCGCAGCGCGGCCCCGGCACCGTCACGGACGTCGCCAAAGCCGCCGGGTACTTCCACATGAGCCGGTTCGCCGCCCACTACAGGCAGCGCTTCGGCGAGACCCCGACGCGCACCCTCAGGCGCATCGGCTGA
- a CDS encoding CapA family protein — MSRRGKAAVAAVLVGTAMTGAACGGSGGSEAEGAAPPAATSGAGGGGKTSKPAAPAKEPIIIAFGGDTHFEGQLRSRLGNPSTALGPVAKQLRAADFTMLNLETAITTGGTPAPGKQFTFRAPATAFKALKAAGVDVVSMANNHGMDYMEGGLRDSLAAAKRTGFPVVGIGKDADDAFKPYRVTVKGNKLAVVGATQVLDDNLIQAWTATDAKGGLASAKNVPRMVQAVKEARKGSDVVIVHLHWGAELQPCPLPRQKELAQQLVEAGADIIVGGHAHIPLGGGYMDNAYVHYGMGNFVFYSANGQTAKSGVLFLKVQDGKVTKDKWSPALISGGIPIPMKGAAARTELKRWNGLRGCTGLSARPAP, encoded by the coding sequence ATGAGCAGGCGGGGGAAGGCGGCCGTGGCCGCGGTCCTGGTCGGGACGGCCATGACCGGCGCGGCGTGCGGCGGCTCGGGCGGCTCCGAGGCGGAGGGCGCGGCACCGCCGGCCGCGACGTCCGGTGCGGGCGGAGGCGGGAAGACCAGCAAGCCCGCGGCGCCGGCGAAGGAGCCGATCATCATCGCGTTCGGCGGCGACACCCACTTCGAGGGGCAGCTCCGTTCCCGGCTCGGCAACCCGTCCACGGCGCTCGGCCCGGTGGCCAAGCAGCTGCGCGCCGCCGACTTCACCATGCTCAACCTCGAAACGGCCATCACGACCGGTGGTACGCCCGCGCCCGGCAAGCAGTTCACCTTCCGGGCCCCGGCGACCGCGTTCAAGGCGCTGAAGGCCGCCGGCGTCGACGTCGTCTCCATGGCCAACAACCACGGCATGGACTACATGGAAGGCGGCCTGCGCGACTCCCTGGCCGCCGCCAAGCGGACGGGCTTCCCGGTCGTCGGCATCGGCAAGGACGCGGACGACGCCTTCAAGCCGTACCGAGTCACGGTGAAGGGCAACAAGCTCGCCGTCGTCGGCGCCACGCAGGTGCTGGACGACAACCTGATCCAGGCGTGGACGGCCACTGACGCCAAGGGCGGTCTTGCCTCGGCCAAGAACGTCCCACGGATGGTCCAGGCGGTGAAGGAGGCGCGCAAGGGGTCGGACGTCGTCATCGTCCACCTGCATTGGGGCGCCGAACTCCAGCCGTGCCCGCTGCCGCGCCAGAAGGAACTCGCCCAGCAGCTCGTCGAGGCCGGTGCCGACATCATCGTGGGAGGCCACGCGCACATCCCGCTGGGCGGCGGCTACATGGACAACGCCTACGTCCACTACGGCATGGGCAACTTCGTGTTCTACTCCGCCAACGGCCAGACGGCGAAGTCCGGTGTGCTGTTCCTGAAGGTGCAGGACGGCAAGGTCACCAAGGACAAGTGGAGCCCGGCCCTCATCAGCGGCGGCATCCCCATCCCGATGAAGGGCGCCGCCGCGCGGACGGAACTCAAGCGGTGGAACGGGCTGCGCGGCTGCACGGGGCTCTCGGCGCGTCCGGCGCCCTGA
- a CDS encoding Rieske (2Fe-2S) protein: MHRRVNIFRRGSRPQAAPGFADATEALEQASGLDRTIRVLSTAVRRTLRPGPAKDALHGVPLGQPAHPPLTDVPVGLWVSAAVLDLMPGTRRAAQALVAAGLAGAVPTVLTGIADWGSLHREQQRVGLVHAAGMATTSMLYSASLIARHQGRDGAGRALGFAGLSTLVAGAYLGGHLAFRQAAGASHADQVAHLVPLGWHDLCAAEELPDGWPVTRRLGYIRLFVLRTGDEVHVLADRCSHLAGPLHQGRIVTDDDADICVVCPWHGSTFRVADGSVVHGPATARQPAFETRVTEEGMLQVRPV; encoded by the coding sequence ATGCACCGACGGGTGAACATATTCCGGCGCGGGTCCCGGCCGCAGGCGGCTCCGGGGTTCGCGGACGCCACCGAGGCACTGGAGCAGGCGAGCGGGTTGGACCGTACCATCCGGGTGCTGTCGACGGCCGTGCGGCGGACGCTGCGGCCCGGCCCCGCCAAGGACGCCCTGCACGGCGTCCCACTCGGCCAGCCCGCCCACCCGCCGCTCACCGACGTGCCCGTCGGCCTGTGGGTCTCCGCCGCCGTCCTCGACCTCATGCCGGGGACGCGCCGCGCCGCGCAGGCCCTCGTCGCCGCCGGCCTCGCCGGAGCCGTCCCGACCGTGCTCACCGGCATCGCCGACTGGGGCTCGCTGCACCGCGAGCAGCAGCGCGTCGGGCTCGTCCACGCCGCCGGGATGGCCACGACGAGCATGCTGTACTCGGCGTCGCTCATCGCCCGCCACCAGGGCCGGGACGGCGCCGGCCGGGCACTCGGCTTCGCCGGGCTGTCCACGCTCGTCGCGGGCGCCTACCTGGGCGGGCACCTGGCGTTCCGGCAGGCCGCCGGCGCCAGCCACGCCGACCAGGTCGCCCATCTCGTCCCGCTCGGCTGGCACGACCTGTGCGCCGCCGAGGAGCTGCCGGACGGCTGGCCCGTCACCCGCAGGCTCGGCTACATCCGGCTGTTCGTGCTGCGGACCGGCGACGAGGTCCACGTCCTCGCCGACCGCTGCAGCCACCTCGCCGGGCCGCTCCACCAGGGCCGCATCGTCACCGACGACGACGCCGACATCTGCGTCGTCTGCCCCTGGCACGGCAGCACGTTCCGCGTCGCGGACGGCTCGGTGGTGCACGGCCCCGCCACGGCCCGCCAGCCCGCCTTCGAGACCCGCGTCACCGAAGAGGGCATGCTCCAGGTACGGCCTGTCTAG
- a CDS encoding molybdopterin oxidoreductase family protein codes for MGDRTAFRTCPLCEALCGLELTLDDTGAVTRVRGDEKDPFSKGFICPKGATLGSLDGDPDRLAEPLVNGEATGWDEAFAAVRQGLADVIERHGRDAVAVYIGNPTAHSIAGPLYVAAIVKALGTRNLFTASTADQMPKHVACGHMFGDPLAIPVPDLDRTDHLLMLGANPLESNGSLASAPDFPGRLKSIQARGGKVTVVDPRRTRTAALADEHLFIRPGTDAFFLMALVHTLFAEDLVASPEHLAGRVNGLDDLRALAVDFAPERVTPLTGIPADVIRRTARELAGAGRAAVYGRIGTCTQAYGTLNSWLVDALNVLTGNLDREGGAMFPRPAHMPVYRRKKPFTTGRWRSRARALPEVNGELPVATLADELETPGEGQVKALVTIGGNPALSAPNAARLDRALAGLEFMVSVDPYLNETTRHAHVVLPPPRPAQTPHYDIALTGLAVRDYARYSPPVVPLPVGRPSEAVLLARLAMAASGTDGDPAALDEMIIKSTLAKATALKGSPVHGREPDELRKMLDGGTSTEQRLDMMLRLGPYGDAFGTDPSGLTLTKLRTDHPHGLDLGALKPRLEEVLCTTSGRVELCPSTFAADVDRLHAALSAPQNGGTVLIGRRHLRSNNSWLHNVPELVRGSNTCTLQLNPADAERIGVTAGDTVRVASRTGTVEAVAEPTDTVMPGVVSLPHGWGHDRPGTRTAVAREHAGVNVNAVTDEQEIDPLSGNAVFNGVPVTLEAVSPAPVP; via the coding sequence ATGGGCGACCGCACGGCGTTCCGCACCTGTCCTCTTTGCGAAGCCCTGTGCGGGCTGGAACTGACCCTGGACGACACGGGAGCGGTGACCCGCGTACGCGGCGACGAGAAGGACCCGTTCAGCAAAGGCTTCATCTGCCCCAAGGGCGCGACCCTCGGCAGCCTGGACGGAGACCCCGACCGCCTTGCGGAACCCCTCGTCAACGGCGAGGCCACCGGATGGGACGAGGCGTTCGCGGCCGTCCGGCAAGGCTTGGCGGACGTCATCGAGCGGCACGGGCGCGACGCCGTCGCCGTCTACATCGGCAACCCGACCGCGCACTCCATCGCAGGACCGCTGTACGTCGCCGCCATCGTGAAGGCGCTCGGCACCAGGAACCTGTTCACGGCCAGCACCGCCGACCAGATGCCGAAGCACGTCGCGTGCGGGCACATGTTCGGCGACCCGCTGGCGATCCCCGTCCCCGACCTCGACCGCACCGACCACCTGCTCATGCTGGGCGCGAACCCGCTGGAGTCGAACGGGAGCCTGGCCTCGGCCCCCGACTTCCCCGGACGGCTCAAGTCGATCCAGGCGCGCGGGGGCAAGGTCACGGTCGTCGACCCGCGCCGCACGCGGACGGCCGCGCTCGCCGACGAGCACCTGTTCATCCGCCCGGGGACGGACGCGTTCTTCCTCATGGCGCTCGTCCACACCCTGTTCGCCGAGGACCTCGTCGCGTCCCCCGAGCACCTGGCCGGACGCGTCAACGGCCTGGACGACCTGCGCGCCCTCGCCGTCGACTTCGCGCCCGAGCGCGTCACGCCCCTCACGGGCATCCCGGCGGACGTGATCCGGCGAACGGCCCGCGAGCTGGCCGGAGCCGGCCGCGCCGCCGTCTACGGCCGCATCGGGACCTGCACGCAGGCGTACGGGACGCTCAACAGCTGGCTGGTGGACGCCCTGAACGTCCTCACCGGGAACCTCGACCGGGAGGGCGGCGCGATGTTCCCGCGTCCCGCCCACATGCCCGTGTACCGGCGCAAGAAGCCGTTCACGACCGGCCGGTGGCGCAGCCGCGCCCGCGCACTGCCGGAGGTCAACGGCGAGTTGCCGGTCGCCACGCTCGCGGACGAACTGGAGACCCCCGGCGAGGGCCAGGTCAAGGCGCTGGTCACGATCGGCGGGAACCCGGCGCTGTCGGCCCCGAACGCCGCCCGGCTGGACCGCGCGCTCGCCGGGCTGGAGTTCATGGTGAGCGTCGACCCGTACCTGAACGAGACGACCCGGCACGCGCACGTGGTCCTGCCGCCGCCGCGCCCGGCGCAGACGCCGCACTACGACATCGCGCTGACGGGGCTCGCCGTCCGCGACTACGCGCGCTACTCGCCGCCCGTCGTCCCGCTGCCGGTCGGGCGCCCCAGCGAGGCCGTGCTCCTCGCGCGGCTCGCGATGGCCGCGTCCGGCACGGACGGCGACCCCGCCGCCCTCGACGAGATGATCATCAAGTCGACGCTGGCGAAGGCCACCGCGCTCAAGGGCTCCCCCGTGCACGGCCGCGAACCGGACGAGCTGCGCAAGATGCTCGACGGCGGCACGTCCACGGAGCAGCGGCTGGACATGATGCTGCGCCTGGGCCCCTACGGCGACGCATTCGGCACCGACCCGTCCGGCCTCACCCTGACGAAGCTGCGCACGGACCACCCGCACGGCCTCGACCTAGGAGCGCTCAAGCCGCGCCTGGAGGAGGTGCTCTGCACGACGTCCGGACGGGTCGAGCTGTGCCCGTCCACGTTCGCCGCGGACGTCGACCGGCTGCACGCCGCTTTGAGCGCCCCGCAGAACGGCGGCACCGTACTGATCGGCCGCCGCCACCTGCGCTCCAACAACAGCTGGCTGCACAACGTCCCCGAACTGGTGCGCGGCTCCAACACCTGCACGCTCCAGCTCAACCCCGCTGATGCCGAACGTATAGGCGTCACTGCGGGCGACACCGTTCGCGTCGCCTCCCGCACGGGCACTGTGGAGGCCGTGGCAGAACCCACCGACACCGTCATGCCCGGCGTCGTCAGCCTGCCGCACGGATGGGGCCACGACCGCCCCGGGACGCGCACCGCCGTCGCGCGCGAGCACGCGGGCGTCAACGTCAACGCCGTCACCGACGAGCAGGAGATCGACCCCCTGTCGGGCAACGCGGTCTTCAACGGCGTCCCCGTCACACTGGAGGCGGTCTCGCCCGCACCGGTGCCCTGA
- a CDS encoding LLM class flavin-dependent oxidoreductase: MGFQLGLFSPNTESGLAITKAPERWHATWENNLRLARIADESGIDFLLPVARWTDWGPGTDFHRSALDPLVWASGLLASTTRLRVFSTVHTAFHHPVVAAKQLATADHLSQGRIGLNIVAGWHAPEYEMFGLTLPDDHDTRYALAQEWWDVVKRIWSTDEPFDHDGRFFQLQHVVGRPKPFNGHSLPVINAGSSRQGRSFAARNADRAFTVVAGPEDGAEIVKAIRAEAASHGRTVGLFTLGHVVCRPSRTEAEDFLRYYADEQADWPAVDEVMRLQGLHAQSFTPEMLQIYRDRFAAGHGSCPIVGDPDDVADGLAEFARAGFDGIALSFLNYADELGYFAAEVMPRLRARGVLSIDRPEAAPTTRP; this comes from the coding sequence ATGGGTTTCCAGCTTGGCTTGTTCTCCCCCAACACCGAATCGGGACTGGCGATCACGAAGGCTCCGGAAAGGTGGCACGCGACCTGGGAGAACAATCTGCGGCTCGCCCGGATCGCGGACGAGAGCGGCATCGACTTCCTGCTCCCCGTCGCCCGCTGGACCGACTGGGGCCCGGGCACCGACTTCCACCGGAGCGCGCTCGATCCGCTCGTATGGGCGTCCGGGCTCCTCGCCAGCACCACGCGGCTCCGGGTGTTCAGCACCGTCCACACCGCGTTCCACCATCCCGTGGTCGCCGCCAAGCAGCTCGCGACCGCCGACCACCTCAGCCAGGGCCGGATCGGGCTGAACATCGTCGCGGGCTGGCACGCCCCCGAGTACGAGATGTTCGGCCTCACGCTGCCCGACGACCACGACACCCGGTACGCGCTGGCCCAGGAGTGGTGGGACGTCGTCAAGCGCATCTGGTCGACCGACGAGCCGTTCGACCACGACGGGCGGTTCTTCCAGCTCCAGCACGTCGTCGGGCGCCCCAAGCCGTTCAACGGGCACAGCCTGCCGGTCATCAACGCGGGGTCGTCCAGGCAGGGGCGCTCGTTCGCCGCGCGCAACGCCGACCGGGCGTTCACCGTCGTCGCCGGGCCCGAGGACGGCGCGGAGATCGTGAAGGCCATCCGCGCGGAGGCCGCGTCCCACGGCCGGACGGTCGGCCTCTTCACGCTCGGGCACGTCGTGTGCCGGCCGTCCAGGACCGAGGCGGAGGACTTCCTGCGCTACTACGCCGACGAGCAGGCCGACTGGCCCGCCGTGGACGAGGTGATGCGGCTGCAGGGCCTGCACGCGCAGTCGTTCACGCCGGAGATGCTCCAGATCTACCGGGACAGGTTCGCCGCCGGCCACGGCAGCTGCCCCATCGTCGGCGACCCCGACGACGTGGCGGACGGCCTCGCGGAGTTCGCGCGTGCGGGCTTTGACGGTATCGCTCTGTCGTTCCTCAATTACGCTGATGAACTGGGCTACTTCGCCGCCGAGGTCATGCCTCGGCTGCGGGCCCGTGGTGTCCTGTCCATCGACCGTCCGGAAGCGGCTCCCACCACACGACCATGA
- a CDS encoding sulfite exporter TauE/SafE family protein, whose product MNLLDAVAVFAAGVAAGSINTVVGSGSLITFPTLLALGYPPVVANVSNNIGLVPGGVTGAYGYREELKGQRGRLVRLASASFIGAVIGGLLLLGLPAEAFNVIVIALIVIALVLVVVQPRLQRWMMHRREGEHHPHGGPVLWAGVLFAGMYGGYFGAAQGIILIALLGIMLDDDLQRINAGKNVLSAVVNGTAAVLFTLMWLFADTKVSWSAVLMIAAGSTCGGMIGARVGRKIPPLVLRGVIVAVGVAAIVNLLLG is encoded by the coding sequence GTGAACCTGCTGGACGCGGTCGCCGTCTTCGCGGCCGGGGTGGCCGCCGGAAGCATCAACACGGTCGTCGGGTCCGGCTCCCTCATCACCTTCCCCACGCTGCTCGCGCTCGGCTACCCGCCCGTCGTGGCGAACGTCTCCAACAACATCGGGCTCGTCCCCGGCGGTGTGACCGGTGCCTACGGGTACCGCGAGGAGTTGAAGGGCCAGCGCGGGCGGCTGGTGCGGCTGGCCAGCGCGTCCTTCATCGGCGCGGTGATCGGCGGCCTGCTGCTGCTCGGCCTGCCCGCCGAGGCGTTCAACGTCATCGTCATCGCGCTGATCGTCATCGCGCTGGTGCTGGTCGTCGTGCAGCCGCGGCTCCAGCGGTGGATGATGCACCGCCGGGAGGGCGAGCACCATCCGCACGGCGGGCCGGTGCTGTGGGCGGGCGTGCTGTTCGCGGGCATGTACGGAGGCTACTTCGGCGCCGCTCAGGGCATCATCCTCATCGCCCTGCTCGGCATCATGCTGGACGACGACCTGCAGCGCATCAACGCGGGCAAGAACGTCCTGTCGGCCGTCGTGAACGGCACCGCGGCCGTCCTGTTCACGCTCATGTGGCTGTTCGCCGACACGAAGGTCAGCTGGTCGGCGGTGCTGATGATCGCGGCGGGCTCGACCTGCGGCGGCATGATCGGCGCACGGGTCGGCAGGAAGATACCGCCGCTGGTGCTGCGCGGTGTCATCGTCGCCGTGGGCGTTGCGGCGATCGTGAACCTGCTGCTGGGCTGA